From the genome of Colwellia psychrerythraea 34H, one region includes:
- a CDS encoding S9 family peptidase: MSQILSKTKLSLIVSSALLIAACSNQNNEATNAMNDITAPIAKKVPHKMVIHNHTRVDDYYWMRDDSRKNPEVLAHLAAENDYMKAQLQHTEAMQEKIFQEIKARIEKDDSSVPTKKGYFYYASQMQGENEYPIYVRSSDFSGSNLEVLLNVNELAKAHDYYQVSGLSASPDGKLLAYGEDTVSRRIYTVQFKDIAGKTLLDDRLEGTNGGIVWGNDNKTVYYIKKDPQTLLGYQVFRHTLGTPQATDEMVYEESNKAYYTGLSKSKDGSSVFIWHSSTEASGVSVIDADNAKAMPKKFIEREEGHEYSISKMNDWYYINTNWQATNFRLMKVNKKHLGDKTQWQDVIPANDAVKLEDYELFANHLVYQQRENGISRLTIQELSSGKKQQLSFNDTAYTLSLYGNNELKNNKLRLYYTSFTTPGTHYDVDLNTLDKTQLKQAKVLGDFDSNNYASERIFVKARDGKKVPVSLVYRKDKFKKDGTNPLYQYAYGSYGHTIDPSFSVSRLSLLDRGFVYAVAHIRGSEMLGRPWYEDGKKLTKMNTFTDFIDVTKDLTAQGYGDKENVFAVGGSAGGLLMGAVINMAPEQYKGIAAAVPFVDVVTTMLDESIPLTTNEFKEWGNPKEKTYYDYMLSYSPYDQVKAQDYPNILVTTGLHDSQVQYFEPMKWVAKLRDYKTDDNLLLFKTDMEAGHGGASGRFKRIHDTALQYSFFIDLLNKS, translated from the coding sequence ATGTCACAAATCCTATCAAAGACTAAGCTAAGTTTAATAGTCTCTTCTGCCCTGCTAATAGCAGCGTGCAGCAATCAAAATAATGAAGCAACAAATGCCATGAACGATATTACCGCGCCTATAGCTAAAAAAGTTCCCCATAAAATGGTTATTCATAATCATACGCGTGTCGATGATTATTACTGGATGCGTGACGATAGTCGTAAAAATCCAGAGGTTTTAGCACATTTAGCCGCAGAAAATGATTATATGAAAGCCCAGCTTCAGCATACTGAAGCAATGCAAGAAAAGATCTTTCAAGAGATTAAAGCGCGTATTGAAAAAGACGATAGTTCAGTACCAACCAAAAAAGGTTATTTTTACTACGCGAGTCAAATGCAAGGTGAAAATGAATACCCTATATACGTAAGATCATCTGATTTTTCAGGCAGTAATCTTGAAGTATTACTTAACGTCAATGAATTAGCCAAAGCACACGATTATTATCAAGTAAGTGGTTTAAGTGCTAGTCCAGATGGCAAGCTACTCGCTTACGGAGAAGATACCGTTAGTCGTCGAATTTATACCGTACAATTCAAAGATATCGCGGGTAAAACATTACTTGATGACAGACTTGAAGGTACCAATGGTGGCATTGTTTGGGGTAATGACAATAAAACCGTGTATTACATCAAAAAAGATCCACAAACCTTGTTAGGTTACCAAGTATTTCGTCATACCTTAGGCACCCCCCAAGCGACCGATGAAATGGTCTATGAAGAAAGCAATAAAGCTTATTATACCGGCCTGAGTAAATCTAAAGATGGCAGCAGTGTCTTTATTTGGCATTCAAGTACCGAAGCAAGCGGAGTTTCAGTTATTGATGCTGATAATGCCAAAGCAATGCCTAAAAAATTCATTGAACGTGAAGAAGGTCATGAATACTCTATCTCTAAGATGAATGACTGGTATTACATCAATACTAACTGGCAAGCGACTAACTTTCGTTTAATGAAAGTAAATAAAAAGCACCTTGGTGATAAAACACAATGGCAAGATGTGATTCCAGCAAATGATGCAGTTAAGCTTGAGGATTATGAATTATTTGCTAATCACCTTGTTTATCAACAACGTGAAAATGGCATTAGCCGATTGACTATTCAAGAATTATCAAGCGGGAAAAAGCAACAACTTAGCTTTAATGATACTGCGTACACCTTATCGCTATACGGTAATAATGAATTGAAAAATAATAAATTACGCCTTTATTACACTAGTTTTACTACGCCAGGAACACATTACGATGTGGACTTAAATACCCTTGATAAGACGCAATTAAAGCAAGCAAAAGTATTGGGTGATTTTGACAGTAATAATTATGCCTCTGAGCGTATTTTTGTTAAAGCTCGAGATGGTAAAAAAGTACCGGTTTCTTTAGTTTATCGTAAAGATAAATTCAAAAAAGATGGCACTAACCCATTATACCAATATGCCTATGGTTCATACGGGCACACAATCGATCCTTCTTTTTCAGTGAGTCGATTAAGCCTATTAGACCGTGGTTTTGTCTATGCTGTTGCGCATATCCGCGGGTCAGAAATGCTGGGACGTCCTTGGTATGAAGACGGTAAGAAGTTAACAAAAATGAATACCTTTACTGATTTCATTGATGTCACTAAAGACTTAACAGCACAAGGTTACGGCGATAAAGAAAATGTCTTCGCAGTTGGTGGTAGTGCTGGCGGTTTACTCATGGGCGCAGTTATTAATATGGCTCCAGAGCAATACAAAGGCATTGCCGCAGCAGTACCATTTGTTGATGTAGTAACGACTATGCTTGATGAAAGTATTCCACTAACAACCAATGAGTTCAAAGAATGGGGTAACCCAAAAGAAAAAACTTATTATGATTATATGTTGTCCTATTCACCTTATGATCAAGTGAAAGCACAAGACTACCCTAACATTCTAGTTACTACAGGATTGCATGACTCTCAAGTACAATACTTCGAGCCAATGAAGTGGGTCGCTAAGTTACGTGATTATAAAACTGATGATAATTTATTATTGTTTAAAACTGATATGGAAGCTGGACACGGTGGTGCTTCTGGCCGCTTTAAACGCATTCATGATACCGCTTTACAATATAGCTTCTTCATTGACTTGCTTAATAAGAGTTAA
- a CDS encoding substrate-binding periplasmic protein, with amino-acid sequence MKTFLQLSFISMLCISHQSFADHSPNALQVRTIAIAPYGIDDSGKLSGIYYELTHSLLIKSGLASEHHIFPYGRIIHELKLGKTDLTIMFKYKELANYVDYIHPLPALKNVVIGRHGHDYQNIEQLEGLNIAYLNGAKFSYEVDNNPKIHKQIVVDFNQGLLMLKKGRVDAIIGPMKPIISGAKQLGLSKSFFGKPLIVSERTPWLQLSKQSKSHISAEKIKATFSKMIAQGALENLQLKYQ; translated from the coding sequence ATGAAGACTTTCCTCCAGCTATCTTTTATAAGTATGCTATGCATCAGTCATCAAAGTTTTGCTGACCATAGCCCCAATGCTCTACAAGTGAGGACCATTGCAATTGCACCCTATGGTATCGATGACTCAGGAAAACTAAGCGGTATCTACTATGAGCTAACGCATTCATTACTTATCAAGAGTGGCTTAGCGTCAGAGCATCATATATTTCCCTACGGCCGGATAATACATGAACTAAAATTGGGTAAAACAGATCTCACCATCATGTTCAAATATAAAGAGCTCGCCAATTACGTTGATTATATTCACCCACTTCCAGCGTTAAAAAATGTCGTCATTGGTCGCCATGGCCATGATTATCAGAATATTGAACAACTAGAAGGCTTGAACATAGCTTACCTAAACGGTGCAAAGTTTAGCTATGAGGTAGATAATAACCCTAAGATTCATAAACAAATTGTGGTAGATTTTAATCAAGGTTTATTGATGTTAAAGAAAGGTCGTGTTGACGCAATCATAGGGCCTATGAAGCCTATTATCAGTGGTGCAAAACAATTAGGTCTAAGTAAAAGTTTTTTTGGTAAACCCCTTATTGTTTCTGAACGAACTCCTTGGTTACAGTTATCGAAACAAAGTAAAAGTCATATTTCCGCCGAAAAGATAAAAGCAACATTCAGTAAAATGATTGCTCAAGGTGCATTAGAGAACCTTCAATTAAAGTACCAATAA
- a CDS encoding TolC family protein: MTRRFRLLLPLFSSLLLLACSSTSQVDEKLKDLPLPKNWQDSQQALAVEHNWLSELDNLQVHQLVKKALAANHQFAMQAYTLEIAEQQLIISGSQLWPELDLAFRSGRNKDNQTDSYSNSNSVNLNLSYEVDIWGKLSDADRMTNYNYLAQKATFEQYKQQLVVNVLTTWFRVIEAEKLLALYRSRVANSQQNLAIIEAGYNSGLTAALDVYLTRNDLNNELTRVSEQETERTKLIRQLERLIGEYPKGELLVNANLPLLTTDIPVGLPSELISRKPELKASWYQLLSQDAGLAYAHKQRFPSIVLSGSIGDSTADIGDLLSGSSLAWSLLGSVSAPIFNAGRLKANEEKARIELKQGEQLYLDTLYNAFSDVENAITTEKNLKNSYYTMLAAQENAKIASTLSFEQYQSGLVTYTTVLDAQNRSFEAQSTLIKIKNQLIANRINLHLSLGGDFTTPSLENKAE, translated from the coding sequence ATGACACGTCGATTTCGACTACTGCTTCCATTATTCTCAAGCCTGTTATTATTAGCTTGCAGTAGCACTTCACAAGTAGATGAAAAATTAAAAGACCTTCCTCTTCCCAAAAACTGGCAAGATAGCCAACAAGCCTTGGCCGTTGAACATAATTGGTTATCTGAACTTGATAACTTACAAGTTCATCAATTAGTAAAAAAGGCATTAGCGGCTAACCATCAATTTGCCATGCAAGCTTACACACTCGAAATAGCCGAACAGCAACTTATCATCTCGGGTAGCCAACTTTGGCCAGAGCTTGATCTAGCATTTCGTAGTGGCCGTAATAAAGACAATCAAACCGATAGTTATTCAAACAGTAACTCAGTTAACTTGAATTTAAGCTATGAAGTGGATATTTGGGGCAAGTTATCTGATGCCGATCGCATGACTAATTATAACTATCTCGCGCAAAAAGCCACTTTTGAGCAATACAAGCAGCAGCTTGTTGTCAACGTATTAACAACTTGGTTTCGCGTGATTGAGGCAGAAAAATTGCTCGCCCTTTATCGCAGCAGAGTTGCAAATTCTCAGCAGAATTTAGCTATCATTGAAGCAGGCTATAATTCAGGGTTAACCGCTGCACTTGATGTCTACTTAACACGTAACGATTTGAACAACGAGTTAACGAGAGTATCAGAGCAAGAAACAGAAAGAACCAAACTAATTAGACAGCTTGAACGCTTGATTGGTGAATATCCGAAAGGCGAGCTTTTAGTCAATGCTAACTTACCTTTACTCACCACAGACATTCCTGTTGGCTTACCGTCAGAACTAATCAGCCGAAAGCCAGAATTAAAAGCCAGTTGGTATCAATTGTTATCGCAAGATGCCGGCTTAGCTTATGCGCATAAACAACGTTTTCCTAGCATTGTATTATCAGGTTCGATCGGTGACTCTACCGCAGACATTGGTGACTTACTCTCTGGTTCTTCATTGGCATGGTCACTACTGGGCAGTGTCTCAGCACCCATTTTTAATGCTGGGCGCCTGAAAGCAAATGAAGAAAAAGCCCGTATAGAACTCAAACAAGGTGAACAGTTGTACCTTGATACTTTATATAACGCTTTTAGTGATGTTGAAAATGCTATCACCACTGAAAAGAACTTAAAGAACAGTTATTACACCATGTTGGCCGCACAAGAAAATGCAAAAATCGCCTCCACATTATCTTTCGAACAATACCAAAGTGGTTTAGTTACCTATACCACGGTGCTTGATGCGCAAAACCGTTCTTTTGAAGCACAATCGACACTGATAAAAATTAAAAACCAACTCATTGCCAATAGAATCAATTTACATCTTTCCTTGGGTGGCGACTTCACCACGCCGTCACTTGAAAATAAGGCCGAATAA
- a CDS encoding efflux RND transporter periplasmic adaptor subunit: MSLIIEKKIPNYRKILLPVIIIIATLVLMMVIFKNPPTSNRGTPSKAPQMTVEIITLTPQTYQVMVQSFGTVKPRTQSVLFAQVSGQINYVSKQFRAGGFFEQGDILIQLDDRDHRAEVNIAQASLMSAKQILQEEDARVKQAKADWKRLGNGKAPNALVLRQPQYESAKAQVLSAEAQLDKVKLSLERTSIVAPYAGRILKKNVDIGQVISSNTQLADIFAVDYVEIRLPIKNKDLPLMKLPEEYRNAHEQSETSRSNSNNTDNNNSMISNVVISSDLMGDQVWQGKIVRTESAIDEVSQQLYVVAQIIRPYDGEYNQGAQIKMGQYVTAEITGREVDNALVIPSSAIYQGSYVYIVEDGLLMRKEIKLGWQNGTESIVTQGLIAGDQLVLTSLGQVSSGTPVAIAGRTPSKKSKSPKERRQKSEQVAKKSTTTPVTKVNN, encoded by the coding sequence ATGTCTCTCATCATTGAAAAGAAAATCCCTAACTATAGAAAAATATTATTGCCGGTCATTATTATCATTGCCACCTTAGTATTAATGATGGTTATTTTTAAAAACCCACCAACAAGTAACCGTGGAACGCCTTCAAAAGCACCGCAAATGACAGTGGAAATCATCACACTTACACCTCAAACCTATCAAGTGATGGTACAAAGTTTTGGTACCGTCAAACCAAGAACTCAAAGTGTGCTTTTCGCCCAAGTTTCAGGACAAATTAATTACGTAAGTAAACAATTTAGAGCGGGTGGTTTTTTCGAGCAAGGTGACATATTAATCCAACTTGATGATAGAGATCATCGCGCTGAAGTTAACATTGCTCAAGCAAGTCTAATGTCAGCCAAACAAATTTTACAAGAAGAAGACGCACGGGTAAAACAAGCCAAAGCAGACTGGAAAAGGCTTGGCAATGGTAAAGCGCCTAATGCATTAGTATTACGTCAACCACAATATGAATCGGCAAAAGCGCAAGTACTTTCTGCAGAAGCTCAGCTGGATAAAGTAAAATTATCGCTAGAACGGACAAGTATTGTTGCACCTTACGCCGGCCGTATATTAAAGAAAAATGTTGATATTGGTCAGGTGATTTCAAGTAATACCCAGTTAGCCGATATTTTTGCTGTTGATTATGTCGAGATTCGCCTACCGATAAAAAACAAAGACTTACCGCTAATGAAATTGCCTGAAGAGTACCGCAATGCTCATGAGCAGTCCGAAACTAGTCGTTCTAACAGTAATAATACTGATAACAATAACTCTATGATTAGTAATGTTGTTATTTCGTCTGATCTGATGGGCGATCAAGTATGGCAGGGAAAGATTGTTCGTACTGAAAGCGCCATTGATGAAGTATCGCAGCAACTCTATGTCGTGGCACAAATTATTCGCCCATACGACGGCGAGTATAATCAAGGTGCGCAAATAAAAATGGGCCAATATGTGACTGCGGAAATTACCGGGCGAGAAGTCGACAATGCCTTAGTAATACCGAGCAGTGCCATTTATCAAGGCAGCTATGTGTATATAGTTGAAGACGGCTTATTGATGCGTAAAGAGATTAAATTAGGATGGCAAAACGGTACTGAGTCTATCGTCACGCAAGGATTAATCGCGGGTGACCAGTTAGTACTAACCTCATTAGGGCAAGTCAGTTCAGGCACACCGGTTGCCATTGCAGGTCGAACGCCTAGCAAAAAATCAAAAAGCCCTAAAGAGCGCCGTCAAAAATCAGAGCAAGTAGCCAAAAAATCAACCACAACACCTGTTACTAAGGTGAATAACTAA